Genomic window (candidate division WOR-3 bacterium):
CCGCCGCCCACCCTAGCGTACGCAGTAATGTAACACGCGTCCCAGACCCGGGTCCGCTCCATCCCGGCCTTTTCCCCTGGCCGGTCATACAGCAGGAAGCAGTAGCAGGTCGGACAAACCGCAAGGCAGCCATAGCACTCGACGCATCCTTCGGCCTGATGCTGCCAGAAAACCTTGTCCGTGTTCCGCTTCCAGATGCGCTCTGGCGCATCCTTAGCAAACTCTCTCGGATTGAACCCGGCCAGCAAAGCGCTGGCGCGCCGGCGCTGCTCATCGCGCACTGCAACCTGAGCCCCGCTCGCCTCAGCCGCACCGGATTGACTGACCAACTCCTCACCTGCGGCCGAAAGCGCCTCAATGATCCAGCCGCCCTCGATCACCGCCAGACTCACATCAGCCTCGTCTCTGTCTTCTGGCCCGGCGTGTGGCTGGCCGCCGACCAGATTACAGAAACAGGTATCCTCTGGCTGTGGGCAGTCGGCAACAACAAGGAGCGTGTTGCGCCGGCGACTAGCATAGAACTCGTCCTTGAACTCACCGTCGAGGAAAATCCGTCGGTGCACGCGCAGCGCCGCAATGTCGCACTGCTTCGCACCAAACAGAACCCGCTTCTCGGCCATGGCCGGCTCGAACTTCTCCGGCAACGAAGCAACCTTCTCCCGCGGACTGAAAAAGAATGCCTTTACCGGCTCTGACGTCCGGATACAAGAAAGGCCCCCTCCAGGGCCTCCGGCACCATCCGCATCATCCTCAAGGGCAAGGCGCTGCCAGTGCACCTTGCCATCAATTACCACCGGGAAAAAGACAGCATGTTCCTTCAACAACTGGCTGAGCCAGTTGGTGGTCTGAGTTAGTGGAAGGAATCGTGGCGCCACTTAGGACGGCAACACTACACAGCCAGAAGCGTTTGTCAAGAAAAAAAAACTGGTCTGACACCCGAGCTGGTAGGCCGGAAAGGGAGTAGCCAGAAAGGCTTGCCTTCCCTCTGGCTTTCAGGCTGTCTGGCTACCTGGCTTTCAGGCTTTCAAACTATCTAGCTTCCTAGCCCTCTTGCTCAGTTCCACACGACTCATGGCCGTCTTGACCTTGGCGCATTTCAGACGAAAATAGGTCACGGTGCTTGATCAGCTCAAGCGACTATACACCGAAGGTCTGAGCATCTTAGTATTCGAAGGTGACACAGACCTCTACTCTTCCTATCAGCCCGGAGTCAGGCCACTGCTCGAACTTGTTGACTGGTTTC
Coding sequences:
- a CDS encoding 4Fe-4S dicluster domain-containing protein, which gives rise to MKEHAVFFPVVIDGKVHWQRLALEDDADGAGGPGGGLSCIRTSEPVKAFFFSPREKVASLPEKFEPAMAEKRVLFGAKQCDIAALRVHRRIFLDGEFKDEFYASRRRNTLLVVADCPQPEDTCFCNLVGGQPHAGPEDRDEADVSLAVIEGGWIIEALSAAGEELVSQSGAAEASGAQVAVRDEQRRRASALLAGFNPREFAKDAPERIWKRNTDKVFWQHQAEGCVECYGCLAVCPTCYCFLLYDRPGEKAGMERTRVWDACYITAYARVGGGANPRSEFHKRFFNRFYCKFSHFKTWQGMYACSGCGRCIRACMGKIDVRKAVLEA